From the genome of Dermacentor andersoni chromosome 3, qqDerAnde1_hic_scaffold, whole genome shotgun sequence:
cttagtaactcaggagaccaattgcaatgcatgctcactgacatggagaagcaaaccagaagggtgggtctgaaaattaatctacagaaaactaaagtaatgtttaatagtctaggaagagaacagcagtttacgataggtagcgaggcactggaagtggtaagggactacatctacttagggcaggtagtgaccacggatccggatcatgagactgaaataaccagaagaataagaatgggttggggtgcgtttggcaggcattctcaaatcatgaacagcaggttgccactatccctcaagagcagGCACGtacacaggatttttttttttttcgggggggggggcaaccccaggttacttttctatgcaaattaaGGGGGgattacctttactagtacaaatgtgaataacgcccaccattcgccataaaaacgcataaacccacaaaagaaaggaaataaggtgtattttacacgtacgcctgtgcgattcacctctcctttacttgacaaacaaagaactatgttaaatggactcgcgcagcaAAGAAGcaccaagaacaaataaagaagcaaaattaaaataaagattacgttaGTGAAATAGGACTgaaaaagcagcagttggcaacaaaggcaaacggaccgccaggttactccgccagccaatcacagaagccaacaaaatcatcgtcatgcggtcttttcaaaatggcgtcgtacttgataactccggagcgtctgctgctcgtaaagaatcttttcatcggcagaagcaatgaggtgtgcaacagacatggacaaaatgtatggagtcttcgaaagtctgcgctgctgttcatttcactgctgcgcccgttttactcatgaaatttcactgccaaccgaagtgaaacttcacaacaaatagttgtagcgaagcaagcatgttatttcagttcaataaagaattaggaattcgccattccactataataggcgaggaaaaatgtataaaattacgcgctaataattttatttttgtagttaccgccttatttgggtaacagaaaaagtttcaagtacgaattatttgcggcttcgcggaggaacagtggctggcggttatgagggtgtgggcggggcttcattgcagacttcagTTGTATGCGACTGTAGTAGCGttctttgaattagctctggaataattatacagaaatatacatttgcggaacactcacttcttttgtatccctcgtttactgctctaacaagtgccacaaccaactcgtattgttatttgggaaattACGTAATGATGcatggccgccagtcgcgtacaaccgcgtagagcgcaggaagctgcgattctagacgtaatgcgcccaccgcgacaggttagaaaaacacctacataagcacagcagagaagtggctacgttggtcggctctaatgataactgtagaagcgccattcagaacacacggaattgtcctccatttCCGGCGGagttttttctgtttcctttttaaataaacaggtgttgatccataaatatattcataaacaatggctaaatttgttaattttcgcttttcctgcctgtttggctgttgtctcggccctctcccttagtagatcacttaatttctcagctccttgAGACTCTTGTTTCCATTTGCCAACTGTacagcacgaaaagtgctgtacaattagggaaacacCAGATGAATTAACGGGCGACagccatattgcctatgagtttaagggttattgcaggatttgatgatggatgctgcctcgcattattttattttccaccttatataacccatatcacgggcatatggttccgaggatctgtcagcgtcgcggcgagccgtcactcgagcaaataatgaaacaaaaagaaaagttaaacgcaattgtcattttctctggccgcaactcgttccacgctcatacagaccagctgaccacgaactgaatccctttcctggttccTGGATCAGActagacgaagaaggttgaactaacgaagcaacaacgatgcgcgtgaccgttgaatagatggtgacaactgaatgcatctcgagttaatcgcgcgggcaccgaattgatgaggaaactggccttcacatcccaggagacgccgataactaccgccatccaaaagcacagaaaaaggcaacaaaatgttgaccaccgaatagctgtcaagtctcaacattgatttggcggcgctttaggaatttgtgtgagaagtggtggcgtgggcggggagaagggggggggggggggcggccccccccccgaaattaagcgatCTGGTTTCCTTCTATAGTATAGTATATGTGCATttttaacatatatatatatatgtgtgtgtgtgtgtgtgtgtgtgtgtgtgtgtgtgtgtgtgtgtgtgtgtgtgtgtgtgtgtgtgtgtgtgtgtgtgtgtgtgtgtgtgtgtgtgtgtgtgtgtgtgtgtgtgtgtgtgtgtgtgtgtgtgtgtgtgtgtgtatgtatgtatgtatgtatgtatgtatgtatgtatgtgtgtgtatgtatgtatgtatgtatgtatgtatgtatgtatgtatgtatgtatgtatgtgcttCGGAATTCCAGGTTTGCAAAaggtccagcacctccaccaaatgtcgtaAAGCACTTTGGGTAGtaggcgttcgcgactagaacgatacAGCAGCGAGAGCTAGTACAGCCTATCGAGCAGCACCGAAAACGTTTgtctctctcgtcgtcgttctctctctcctagccacagccccattGCTCCTTAGTTTACAGtacaatatatttatatatacaccAGATCGGTTCAGCACGTTCTTGCAGAAATGCAATGTAACAGGTATATACATGTTCGTATTTAGATTCATAGCCATCCATACACAAATTCCTCTTGGCAATACAGAATAATTTGAGAGTTTGTGTTGCAGAACACTTGTTATGCATGTTAGtatttattgtatgtatgtatcttTAGGCTTCAtctctcatttttattttttgcgtgtGTGCTGCACTGGCTGTCATACCAAAGGGTCCGAGTTCCCTGTCAAGCTCATCAAAGCTTCTTTTTCCCGGCTCCTCCTCTCAAGGAAATAGATTTGAATTTGAAATAAACGGCCCAACAAAGCACTGGAATTTCGCTGTGGACGGAGCGCGCACTCTCGGCACCCCCCTCCCGCGCCCAAGCGCGCTCAAGAGCGAAGCCTCGTTGGGCGACCCACCTTCTGGGCTGGGCTCCGAGCGCGACAcgactttggcactgcgggcggagCGGGCGGCGTCAGAGGCGGGCTCCTCCACACCGGTCTGCTGCTCCTCGAGGCTCTGCACGCCGTCGAAGGAATGCGTCCTGCGCCTCGCCAGCGGGTTGTCGTCGTCCGGTTCCAGAACGAACGTGTTCACGTCCCGCAGGTCGTACTTGAGCTGGGAGAAACTGCGCACCTGCACACCAGTCCATCGGCTCAGTTCGCTCTTTTGTACGCTTGAAGAAAGATGGCCGTCTTCTCTACCAAACTGTGAGAGGCGTGACTCTACCACATCGAGCGTGCAAGACTAGCGGCAAGAGAAACTGCAGTGCCAAGCgtcatcttatacatgaatcacAACTTAGGTGCCATAATCACTTGACTGAACTTTCCTGTCTTTCACTCTGTCGCGGCGCACATCACGACGCATACGTGAAGCTTCGCTGTTCACCTTCGCCATTGCCTAAAACCGTACAGTGGTGTTCCGCTTGGCTGAAGCCAAAAGGAGGAGACAAAGATTCCACTCAAGCACCGCAGGCACATGCACTGCGCGCATGCCTGGACAGTTCAGCTGTCGCGGTGAATAAGCTAACGCTTGAAACCACGGAGAGTAACCTTAACTTGCTCTGGAAGGTGTCCTATTTTTTAGAATTACACGATTCTTCCAAGTCCGACGTCTGTTTTCACAGCGTCGTTGACAACGGGAGCATACATTTAAGCTTTCACGACGCTGCGCAGTTTTCCTTAGAACGCTGTCACGTCCGAACGCGGGTGCTGTCACGGCCCCTCGCACCTGGGCGCTGTTGGGATAACGCACGCCACCGCTTTGACGCATCTCCTCACAGCATTGTGCTAGAGCGCATTGCGATGAAGAGGAGAGCCACCCATTGGCCACTCCAGAATCTGTTACTTGTGCTGGCAACGCCGTCCAAATAAAACAACGGCGCATGCTACTACATCCTGGTTCTCGGTGGCTATTTCGCTCGGGGCTGCGCTCACGTTTCTCGTTTGTGGCATCGAAGTGTTTCGTCGAAGCCGAAAGGGTTCTGGCTGCCGACCACCTGATTCATATCGGTCTCAAAGATTTCAGCGACGAAACCGCGGAAATAGTTGCGCTGTGCGTGCAAAAGTCTGGCCTGCCCAGCAAGCCGCATCAGATTTCTTTAAATACGAAGACCCTTTAAGTTAAAGAAAAGGAAGTGTTTGTGCGTAGCGAGCTTCCTAGAGGTGCAGGCACTTGTTCGCAGCGTTGCTCCACTTCATAGGTAACTCCGCACAGTATATTACATTTAGCATCTCCCAATATATAGACAGTTACGTCTGTCGTGCTTTCAGAAGCTAAATCATGACAGGATAGAATGCGGCTAAAAACTATAAAGTTACCTGGTGGTCGGTGTGTCTtgggataaaaacaaatgagaatTCCGTTTGTGAGTCGAGGTGAACCTTTCTCTCTTTAGTTAGTTGATAATTGTGATAAGGTCATCTGCGTCCAGTGACTGGCGCATGTTCATGCTCGTAGTACGCAGTCTTCGAGGTAGGACCCGGGCTTGGGAACACCGCATAAATCTGCCGCCCGTAGGAATTCTGAAACCTCGGTGAAACGTGAGAAGTGAATAACAGCCAATCAGACCAGTCTGGGGTAGCTGCGCTTAGCTTGTTCCTATATTCCCACGTGTTGCTACTATGAACCTCGTGCTAACAAATCACTTTTTCCGTTTCAATCTGCTCATTCTATGTTGGtcaagagaggcattgctaaccGTTGCCTAAATAATGCTTTGAAATATATGCGCCACCATACCGTTTCGTCTGGCTTTGCCTCTCAGTGCGAACAGCTAGCGCAGGCTGGTTATCCCGCGTCCCTACAAGTGTCAATAGCAGAACGAATTCTAAGAGAGTttagaaaagacaaccagcacgAAGATAATCCTGCAACTACTCGGGATAGGACAAGCATTATTCCTTATAATCGCACCGTCtcacataatcttaagaaaatcgccAAGCGAGCGAACATTCGTGTAGTGTTTTGTGCCCCTAACAAGCTTATGAGGATTTGCAAGCTCACTAATCCGAACAAGGATGCTCCTCCTAGCTGTGATAAGAATCAtaaaggcgaaatgcgaaaacacccgtgtacttagatttaggtgcacgttaaagaaccacaggtggtccaaatttccggagtcccccactacggcctgcctcattatcagaaagtggttttggcacgtaaaacccgataatttattttttttaattttttagaaATCATAAAAAGAAGTTCGTTAATTgcacacattgtgttgtttattgttttccactcaagtgcggaaaaCCTTACGGCGGTCAAACTGCCCGATGTCTGAATGATAGGTTGCGCGAACAAGACAATGCTAAGAGTTGTGTTACAGTTGGGGGGTTTCTcgcgcagcactgcaaaacgtgtcATTGCGAACCTGTtttagaggaatgcgtcattctaggTCGCAGTcataatcagctcacaagagaaatcatcgaagcaaaggctatcataggtctgggccatgcatgtgtaagctcaccttcattatcgttatcaagcaatgaattggcgtatctcatACTGCCGCCACAGGTTGTCTGAATATGTGTTTTCACATGgtcactttcggttttgttgcttggttttgtgtAATCTCTTCATGTCACATGGttcgctgagtgtataagtagccttctgtgtcacgaaataaaccatcagttggaagttatccctcactctgttctccgttccttttcattactcCTTCCACCTTCCTTATTGccctttctgagctgcgctacaagcttAAAAAAACGCCATGATGCTGTCATGCACAAGCccgaaaacgaaaagaaaagacgATGTCGAGAGACTTTTGTTCTGTACCATTATGCGTGTCATCGCGGTGGAACGACAGCAATGTATGATTTCAACATTTCCCGAAAGAAGCAAACGATGTGCATCGAAGAGCGACTTGCATAAGAAACTTCGAATTGAGAAATGGTGACTGACACTATACCGGTTTGTTCGAAACACATCACTCGGGACGGCTTCTTTGTTCGCGGCGAGTAgagcattgctttctttttatttattttagataTCTTGCTGGCGTTTCAAATTGCGGAGTGTGCTTTGTTAGGCAGGCGCATTAATGAATTATAGTTATGTACGCTTaagcttcattttcttttgttcatttaTAGTTCTCTGcccgtcatttcttttttcttttgctctttctgagctgcgctacgaGCCTAAAAaattcatgacataccaactcgctcaaactgccacgcttttgagcATCACGACGATTTGATAACTACGAGGCACTGAACGCATGCCGCTATAGGAGACTCTCTTTTGCTTGAAGCTTGAACCTGGATAGGctgtttctaaaaaaaattaaataatggggttttacgcgccagattcacaatctcattatgaggcacgccgtagtaggggagtacggaaatttcgaccacctggggttctttaacatgcgcctgaatctaagtacactggtgttttcgcatttcacccctatcgaaatgcggccgccgtggccgagattcgttcccgcgacctcgtgcttagcagcccaacaccatcggcTGTTTCTGGGCGCGTCCGCGAGTGTTTACTTGGAGTGCACACTCGCTACTTCTGTGTACACCGTCGGCTGGTGTACGcagtccttgcgcagcgcaataTAGTTCCGGGCATAACTCTCGGATCGCTGGCGGGATTAGAGAATTCATAGCTTAGGAACAATAAACAAAGAAtcggcttttctttttattttgtaccTCCAGAAAAAATGAATGGGAGGTGCATATGAGGAAAATGTTTGCCGTGCGATGCtcagagcatcgcacgcttagtaatgcgaagacgtgggatcgttccccccgtgcggcaagttgttttttcatccactttcattgccattaatttatttgtctaattcaattagcaagtacaagtgatttcccctatctTTTCCTTGAGAcgtttctttgttggcttctcatgagatgattaataaaaaccgggcccctcggttaaccccctttcttttcgttctggCCTTATGCTGCCACGCAGCCTGCTGGTTGCGTGGCTACAGCGTCCTCCTTTCACGTACACTGCCACGCATTCGACTCCCAGCCACGGCTGCCCCAGTTCAATGATGATGGAACATCTAAAGTGAAACCCGCAGTCTACTGTGTATTTCGTAGCCCGGATGTTGCTTTGGAAcgtgaaccagctggactctgtGCAGCTATTCCCCTCGAAGGGCAGATGCTTTTGTAGCACCACCTTGGTCGTGTCCCGCTCTGAAGAACTTTCCTACATCTAAGGATCAGGGAGCAAAGAAACTTAAATGAAGGTGTTTCCACAATCAAGCAAGCAGGACGCAGACTGTCTACAACGCAAGAATGCTGTCCACATCCAGCACTGGCAGCCACCGCTTTTTAATTTGCCtcttggtgttctttaggttgcTTAGCAACAATACCAATTAAAGAAAACTCAGTTTCCTATGTGCGTTGTCTTTTATGTTGCAAGCAGGTCGCACTCCTGACGCCTATTAAAATACTGCAAACTTCAGCAAAATATTTCGCGCAAATGGGCCCGCAGTTGTTAAAATAAGCTTGCAACCCTTGCTAAAATATATATTGAATTTTTGATTTCAGATAATGTGCAGACAAGTACAAAATGGGGGTGAATCCCTCGCAGATTGAGTTGTGTAGGCTTGTAAAAGGTGCTTCACCGAACCAACTAAGCATGTTTAGAGAAACCATTCCTAGCACAAAGTGAGAGGCGGGGACGTTCCCTGTCCACTCGTCTGAACTTCTGCAACGACGAGAGAAACAAGGGAAATGATTATCAACGCAAGATATCGGGCTGTTATATTGCGTCAATTGTTGTAGCGCACAGCTACATATTCCGCATAATACCGATGCTGCACGAGAAGTAATAACCCGTTATATAAACGAGACTAAAATGTATGTGTGAGTTTAATAATAAAAAGGAGCAATTGGCTTACCACCTCCCCTTTCCTTGTAGTCATTTTCTTGACGCCATTCATGTTCAGTGCACCTCCTAGATCCCTGAGGACCTCCTCGAAAGTCTGCGTAGTCTTGAGGTTCAGCAGGACTCGACTCCTGTGTTCTGGGTCTAGGCTGCTGACAACATCGATGACGCGGCCATCGTCCCTGCCACCTGAGCCAGGCAGGCTGACCGAGCCACCCTTGGCGGTGGGCTTCTTGTGGCCCACCGGGTGTATCAGCCTGCTCGGATCCTCGTCCGAGCGCTGCAGGATGCGGCTGCGCGCCTGGCCGTAGGCGAGCGGGGCGAACGCTCGCGTTCCCGAGGC
Proteins encoded in this window:
- the LOC129380297 gene encoding echinoderm microtubule-associated protein-like CG42247, coding for MAAAGERVAKVPRIRKINSTHSRFLAEAAQRKALMVTFFANGDPFSSGVRVSINPGRDFKTMESLYDYISQRLDVSNGVRVIFTLDGKKVPSLDDLEDGASYVASGTRAFAPLAYGQARSRILQRSDEDPSRLIHPVGHKKPTAKGGSVSLPGSGGRDDGRVIDVVSSLDPEHRSRVLLNLKTTQTFEEVLRDLGGALNMNGVKKMTTRKGEVRSESYARNYIALRKDCVHQPTVYTEVASVHSK